TGTTTTTGTACTGATAGCTCCACTCATTTTTATCGTTGCGTTAGATAATTAAAGTTTGACATTTTGGTGGCTTTCTATGATCCTCAGTTAAAATGCTTGACTGGGGGGAAGAGGGCCACAGGACCGAAGCCGAAATAGCATCACTAAGGGCAGCTTTTACTCAAGAAGTTGCAGTATGGCATAAACTTGATCATCCGAATGTGACAAAGGTTGTAATCTATTTCTATCATCTTGAGGTTAATGACATTTGGTTAGAGATGATTGGTCAGTTTTAACTTTAATTGGTCTTCTTTGCCAATTTTGTTATCCTTTTCACGTTCTACTGATGTCGATGTTATGTTTGCTTAATTCATGTGCAGTTTATAGGTGCAACAATGGGATCTTCAGACCTTAACATTCAAACAGAAAATGGCCACATTGGCATGCCTTGTAATATATGTTGTGTTATTGTAGAATATCTTCCAGGAGGTGCCTTGAAATCATACCTCATAAAAAACCGGAGAAAAAAGCTAGCATTTAGAGTGGTCGTACAGATGGCACTTGATCTTGCTCGGGGGTACCTTGAATTCAAATTGTCCATTTTCACAATTATCAGTCTATGACTCTCTCTACTGGTTGTTTTTGAAGCAATTTTATCAAGTTGACTTTATACAAGTATGAATGATTTTGCTTGTCGTTGTGTAGGTTAAGTTACCTTCACTCACAGAAGATTGTTCACAGAGATGTCAAGACAGAAAACATGCTGCTGGACAAGACGCGCACGATAAAAATAGCTGATTTTGGGGTTGCTCGTGTTGAAGCTTCAAATCCAAATGACATGACTGGGGAGACCGGGACCCTCGGCTACATGGCTCCTGAGGTGTGTTGTTTGCCTTTATAAGCGGCAATTCATTTTTTAACCACCAACCTATAGCATAATTTACCAGTGGTGGTGGAGAGTGGGACCAGCAGGAACCATTTTCATTCCCTCTTGCTATTTGAAGGAAAGTATGTGTatgttatttattaaaaatgtaaaaaattaCTTGTTCTGCTTCTATTTCCATTAATCCTCAAAATTGGAAACATCCTTTACCCGGAATTATATTATTCACGCACTTGGCGGTGTTCACGGATGACAGTTTAATTACGTTAATGCTGTGGCAATGGCATTGGTTTAAATCACCGATGTCCGCATAAAAATGAGCCCTCCATCCTTTGAGAAAAATGTTGCCACATTACTAACTTAGGCCTCGTGTCTAAAAACAAACTGCAGGTTCTGAATGGCAGCCCTTATAATAGAAAATGCGACGTCTATAGTTTTGGAATCTGCTTATGGGAGATATATTGCTGTGACATGCCATACCCTGATCTTAGTTTCTCTGAGGTGACTTCAGCTGTAGTTCGCCAGGTACTGTCTTCAGTTAGTTAATATGTTTTCTAAAAGCTCCATCTAATATAATGTGTTCACAACATGCATTCTTTTCCCCTGACATTTTATCCTTAGAATTTGCGGCCAGAGATACCGAGATGTTGCCCAAGCTCCCTTGCTAATGTGATGAGACGGTGCTGGGACGCAAGCCCGGATAAGCGTCCCGAAATGGATGAAGTTGTTGCGATGATAGAGGCGATAGACACATCGCGAGGCGGAGGAATGATCCCCATCGATCAGCAACAAAGTTGTCTGTGTTTTAGGAAAACTCGTGGCCCTTGAAAATTTACCTTTGGGAGTATTGTAAAATTATCATATTTCTTGTATGACATAAAACTAAATTGGAGTGTTCATAATGTAGGCTGACAAGATTTGCTAGATATTTCTTGCGTTCTAGAAAATTTGGGGAAGCTGATATTTTTTAATCACACCTGGCATGCGTGATGTGTTGCCTCATTTATCTGCTGCATCTTTTGTTGATACCACTCGATTATAACTATGTAATAAAAGCCTTACTTCCTAAAACTAACGGTGGAAGTGGATAAAGAATTAGGAATTCTCTTGCATTGTTTAGAATATCTACATATTCGCCACATATTTAAATTACAGGATAACATTATAGTTGTACAATTTTGTAAGATAGAACCCAATGCCACTTAGTTAATTctcaaaataagaaatttgTACAAGAATATCTCTAAATATCTGTTTGCCAAGGGGGAAAATGCATGACAAAGTTACAACAACTAAAGACGAAAAAACTGGAGGACGTGATTATTTTTTTCCAGGATGCCATTCTTGTCCTCTGATTTTGATCAACCCCGTCGGAATGTTTAGAACTTCGTGTCTTTTTACGTTTCAAAAGACGAACAGACAGGCGGCTCTTCCCCCTGTGGCGGTGAAGGAAGCCATgtacatttaaaaaatattttcagtaAAATGGAATTTTTTGTAATTTGAGAAGAATGGTATTTTCGATTTATTACTAAATTTAGTTGCTCTAAGTATTTCAACTATTATAATATAGACAAATGCAAAATCAGCCCGACCAGAAGGACCCAAATGGAAGTGAGCGCTTCATGTATTAATATCGGAAAAGGCATGTTTGGTGTTGGAGGAGTCTTGAGAGATGGTGAAGGGCGAATCCTCCTGGCTTTTGGACAGCGAACTCAGCAGCCTCTGTCTGTGGTTGAAGGTGAACTCTCTTAGCTTGTGGTAGTGGAGCAACGGAAGACTAATTTTCGTGTTGTTTTGCATTCTGTGTTAGCCGTGAGAGTACGTAGTCAGCTGGCTTGACTGAGTACCTAAGCTACGCTGGTGCAAAAGCTGAAGAGATCCGTAGATTTACGTATGTTTTACAAGTTACTGAGATTTCACATGTTAGTTGGGCTCGTAACGTTGTTGCCTCTTTTGCTTCTCTTCTTCCCTCACACCTTCTGTTTGGAAACATGACTTGAAATCCCTTAATTCTCTTTATCTAATATAATTACAAGGTTTTTGTCAAATGAATATTAATTGATGTTATGGCGACATATTATGAATTATGATTAATATTCTATCACAAAGTATATTAGCATTGTGGCcatttaaaaattgaaatttgaatccgtaaatacatcatatattaattgaatatttttacAGATAATGCATACATGGAGTATCTGAATACTTTTGAAAAATCCTTTACTTTGTATCATAGCCAATTGATCTTTTTACACTGGTACTAGATATTGATCGATTgtgtatatgtgtatatatatatggataTATAAAACCAAGAtttgaaaccatcaaaacaagATCAAATTTACATAGCATAAATGCATGTATAGATGTAGACGTAGTGTATTAGACAGGGGCTGCTGAGTTAGTCCTCTGAAGTTGAATCTTCGGCTGGTTGGTGCTGCCGGTGCCATCATCGTCCCAGTCGGTGGTCCGATAGTAGGTTGCATAGAGTATCAGTTGAACGAGCCCAGACAAACTTCCCAGACCATTCGGAATCTGCATGACAATTTAAATGGTAACAGCCAAATATTGCTATGGATGTAATATTACAGAATGTATCAAGACAAACAGAAGTGATTACCATGACATAGGGATCAAACTTGATGAGAGCATATGAAAACCAAATCATGCCATTCAAAAAATTGGCAAGCGACAGATAAAATGGCATGAATTTCACGCTCTTGGTTTTAATTACCCGTTTCtgcaaaaattcaaaaaaaaatcattaaaactaATCAAACCATATCTCTTTGCTATAAACTACTCGGTGATAATGATTGCAACTCAAATATCTTTTTAAACCGTATGACAGTCCAAACACCACGTACCATGACGGTCAAGGGAGATGTGTACATTATGATATTGAAAACTATACACAATATTCCGATGAGCATTGATCTTTGCTTGGTACCATGCAGAAACACCAACGTTATAAACACCACAACCACCATGAACACCAGTTCGATCAACAGAGCCAGAAGGATTTTTTTCTGAATTATAAATAAGaagcaaattaaataaataaatttaggtATCCAACGAGATATAAAGCGAGCTAGATGGATAAATTAAAAGGTGAACATATATACGCGTTTGGGCCAATCAGAGTAGATGAAGAAGATGGTGACATAGAAGATCTCGATGAAGAACCCGACGCCGTTGATGGTGACGACCAAAAGGCTGTCTGGGTGAACGAAGGGCATCCCGTAGAAGACCCACATTGCGCAGTTCAGCACCGTCGCAATGTACGGGTCGGGTTTGAATGCTTGCACCGATTTCGCTTTCCATATCTTGAAAAATGTCGGACTGAAGAAATTATGGTATTAAACGTTATTTTACTTCATAGAAATTAATAATGCTATACATAACAATACATATACTTTGTTCACTTACAGAGGGGATAGAAAGAGAccaaatgagatcacatttcctgcaaattcaacaaaagaaatcaTAAGATTTCATAGGCAATAAATAGAGTAAAATTTGATTGAGATCAATACGAACCGATAATCCCGACTATGGTCCTAGCTGTTTCTGCGTCCACCATCTTTGTGTCTCAAATTGCACGACCACGAAAGAGAATGCTGGATCGGAAGGGAAGAAGAAATATACATATAATAAGAATGTTGGAACGATCTGCGCG
This window of the Primulina tabacum isolate GXHZ01 chromosome 4, ASM2559414v2, whole genome shotgun sequence genome carries:
- the LOC142542320 gene encoding serine/threonine-protein kinase 52, producing MEKGSDGFVRADQIDLKSLDEQLERHLNRALTMEKNKKDNQEEYSGYAAAAVAPSAAIPVPRRQRREWEIDPSKLVIKGVIARGTFGTVHRGIYDGQDVAVKMLDWGEEGHRTEAEIASLRAAFTQEVAVWHKLDHPNVTKFIGATMGSSDLNIQTENGHIGMPCNICCVIVEYLPGGALKSYLIKNRRKKLAFRVVVQMALDLARGLSYLHSQKIVHRDVKTENMLLDKTRTIKIADFGVARVEASNPNDMTGETGTLGYMAPEVLNGSPYNRKCDVYSFGICLWEIYCCDMPYPDLSFSEVTSAVVRQNLRPEIPRCCPSSLANVMRRCWDASPDKRPEMDEVVAMIEAIDTSRGGGMIPIDQQQSCLCFRKTRGP
- the LOC142541398 gene encoding bidirectional sugar transporter SWEET5-like, whose amino-acid sequence is MVDAETARTIVGIIGNVISFGLFLSPLPTFFKIWKAKSVQAFKPDPYIATVLNCAMWVFYGMPFVHPDSLLVVTINGVGFFIEIFYVTIFFIYSDWPKRKKILLALLIELVFMVVVVFITLVFLHGTKQRSMLIGILCIVFNIIMYTSPLTVMKRVIKTKSVKFMPFYLSLANFLNGMIWFSYALIKFDPYVMIPNGLGSLSGLVQLILYATYYRTTDWDDDGTGSTNQPKIQLQRTNSAAPV